A genomic window from Oceanobacillus timonensis includes:
- a CDS encoding aspartate-semialdehyde dehydrogenase, giving the protein MAEQQTYNVAIVGATGAVGQKIKQILEDKNFPVKQLKLLSSARSAGKEETFRGEKIIVEEAAPESFTGVDIALFSAGGSISKKLAPEAVKRGAVVVDNTSAYRMDKDVPLVVPEVNPEDIAKHQGIIANPNCSTIQMVAALKPLKDAFGMGKIIVSTYQAVSGAGNAAVDELYEQSRDYLEGNEVKAEILPVKGDKNHFPIAFNALPQIDVFEDNGFTFEEMKMINETKKIMHDEALNVAATCVRLPFAVSHAESVYIEVEQEGLNVGDFWKTLKEADGVVLQDNPQEQDYPTPQSAQGKEEVFVGRIRKDLDNPKGFHLWVVSDNLLKGAAWNTVQIAQTLVERDWLKK; this is encoded by the coding sequence AAATTAAACAAATACTAGAAGATAAAAACTTTCCGGTAAAACAACTGAAATTATTATCTTCGGCTCGTTCGGCAGGAAAAGAAGAAACCTTTCGCGGAGAAAAAATAATTGTCGAAGAAGCAGCACCGGAATCATTTACAGGTGTAGACATTGCACTATTTTCTGCGGGCGGATCTATTTCTAAAAAATTGGCTCCTGAAGCGGTTAAAAGAGGAGCAGTCGTCGTTGATAATACAAGTGCTTACCGTATGGATAAAGATGTACCACTTGTTGTACCGGAAGTAAATCCGGAAGATATCGCCAAACATCAGGGGATCATAGCCAACCCGAACTGTTCTACCATCCAGATGGTTGCGGCGTTAAAACCGTTAAAAGATGCATTTGGAATGGGTAAAATTATTGTTTCTACCTATCAGGCTGTATCTGGAGCCGGAAACGCAGCGGTGGATGAGTTATATGAACAGTCCAGAGATTATTTGGAAGGCAATGAAGTAAAAGCTGAGATTTTACCGGTTAAAGGGGATAAAAACCACTTTCCAATCGCTTTTAACGCTTTGCCGCAAATCGACGTTTTTGAAGATAACGGTTTTACTTTTGAAGAGATGAAAATGATTAACGAAACGAAAAAAATCATGCATGATGAAGCATTAAATGTAGCGGCAACCTGTGTGCGACTTCCATTTGCTGTTTCCCATGCAGAGAGTGTTTATATTGAAGTAGAGCAGGAAGGCTTGAATGTAGGAGACTTTTGGAAGACGTTAAAAGAAGCTGATGGTGTAGTATTGCAGGATAATCCGCAGGAACAGGACTATCCGACACCGCAATCTGCTCAAGGCAAAGAAGAAGTTTTCGTAGGACGTATCAGAAAAGATTTAGACAATCCAAAAGGCTTCCACTTATGGGTCGTATCTGATAATCTATTAAAAGGCGCAGCCTGGAATACTGTGCAAATCGCACAAACTTTAGTGGAACGCGACTGGTTGAAAAAATAA